Below is a window of Aerococcus viridans DNA.
GATGATTGGGTAGCCTGCTGGTTTGTTAGCAACAAAGTTTGCCCCATCCGTACCACCTGTCATTGGCACAACTTCCAAGTCTTGGTTTAGGTATGTAGCGCCTAATGATTTGGTTAATTGGACTAAGTCTGAATTAACCCCGCCATTTAGTGGTTTTAAGTCTAGGGTTAATTGTAAGTTGAAGTCTGCCCCTTTATCTAAGAATTCTTGGTAAACTTCAGAAAATACGCCTTTAACCGCTTCGTTGTCGAATTCAGGTACCGTACGGATGTTGAAGACAACTTCTGCGTGGTCAGGAATGGTATTCACTTGGTCACCACCACGGAATACAGTCACGTTAAAGGTTGGCTGTTTCAATAATTGGTCTAATTCTTGGTTACCAGCGTCGTCACCTTCAACTGCCCCGTATAAATTCAATACTGGTGAGAAGTCTAATTGACCAAAGCTAATATCTTTTGTCGCTTCTTTGAATGCCTGTTTGAAGGCTAAAGCAAAGTCCATCAATGGGTCAATGGCGTTGATGCCACCACGTGGTCTAGATGAATGAACAGATTTACCACGTGATGACACTACAAAGTTCATGGAACCCTTGTGAGATGGGTGAATCATCCCTGTTGTTGGTTCACCAATCACAATCGCGTCAACGTCAGATACATGACCTGCTTCTTCTAGTTGTATTGAACCGACAGCCCCATTTTCCTCGTTGTAAGTCGCTAACAGGCGTAAAGTTCCGCGTTCTAATAATCCTTGTTCTTTAATTTCGATCATAGCGATCACTAAGGCAGCCAATCCGCCTTTCATATCTGTAGATCCACGGCCGAATAGTTTCCCGTCACGCTCAGTCAATGTGTAAGGATCAGACGTCCAAGCCTCCGCGTTCCCTGCAGATACGACATCCATATGACCAGAAATCGCTAATACTGGCGAACCAGATCCGATTTCAGCTACCAAGTTGGCACGACCAGGAATCCCTGTTGGAATCACCTTAGAATCGATTCCATACTCGCCTAGTAGGGCTGCAAGATAATTAGCCACATCTTCCTCATTGCGGTCAACCGTCTCGATAGCCACAATATCACTTAAAATTTTAATTTTCTCTTCATCAGTAAATACTTTAGCTACTTTTGTCAAAAAGAACACTCCTCATTTTTCTGCCAGTTTCTATGGCATTCATCTCTACTTTTCATTTTAGCACGAATTTTTGGACACAAATAATAAATTGCCTAAGAGATTTCAATCAGGGGTGTTCTCTTTTACCGAATTATATATGCGAATA
It encodes the following:
- a CDS encoding ArgE/DapE family deacylase, whose product is MFFLTKVAKVFTDEEKIKILSDIVAIETVDRNEEDVANYLAALLGEYGIDSKVIPTGIPGRANLVAEIGSGSPVLAISGHMDVVSAGNAEAWTSDPYTLTERDGKLFGRGSTDMKGGLAALVIAMIEIKEQGLLERGTLRLLATYNEENGAVGSIQLEEAGHVSDVDAIVIGEPTTGMIHPSHKGSMNFVVSSRGKSVHSSRPRGGINAIDPLMDFALAFKQAFKEATKDISFGQLDFSPVLNLYGAVEGDDAGNQELDQLLKQPTFNVTVFRGGDQVNTIPDHAEVVFNIRTVPEFDNEAVKGVFSEVYQEFLDKGADFNLQLTLDLKPLNGGVNSDLVQLTKSLGATYLNQDLEVVPMTGGTDGANFVANKPAGYPIIIFGPGSTTSHQIDEYVDKDEYLTFVNLYIDLLATYLENK